The genomic interval AGAATCGATGGAAGCTTTAATCTCTTCAGCTTCTTTAACCGCCTCTGCGATCTTCTCTTGCAATCCTGAGATATTGGTCTGTTTAAGATCAATAATTTTATCTAAACGGTTGATTTCGTCATTGGCAAAATCACACTGCTCTTTTGAAATTTCCTCTTCAAGTTGAAGGGCTTTAATCTCTTTAGCTGTTTTTACCAACGCACTTTTTTTGGTAAGATCTTTAAGTTTGGAAGAAAGTTCCGCAAGATGTGCTTCATTTTTTGCTTTTTTAAGTTTAGCGTCTGCAATGTCCGCTTGAAAAGACTCTGCTTGGAGTTTCAAATCTCTCTCTTTGTCTAAAGAAAGCTTCAACATTTTCTCAACTTTGGCGATACGTGGACCAAAATCGTCGATCTCTTTGTCTAACTTGGAAAGCTCAATTAACTGCTCTAAATACTTATTCATATTGGTTTTGTCCTCTATTTATACTCAAACGGATTTTTAGAATTTGACATTATAGCCTTTAATGGCAAATTTTTCAAATATTGGGCTAAACACTCTGGGAAATAGCGTTCCGACTCAAAGTGCCCGATGTCAATTAATGAGAGATTATTTTCTTTTGCTTCCATCGCTTGATGGTACTTAAGATCACCACTTAAGAAACAATCCGCCTCAATTTTGGAGATGAGATCACCACCAGCTCCTGTCGTAATCGCACAACGCCCAACCCATTCACGCCCACGCACAATTCGCAGATTTTCAATGCCCAAAACATGCTTTACATGTAACGCCAAATCATCCAAACGTTGGTTCACCTCACAGTAGGCTACAAATTCGTTACTGTCGACGATTTCAAAGCCTAGTTTTGACGCCACAAACGCATTAAGATGCGAAAGATCAAAGTTCGTGTGCATCGCGATCAAACTGATCTTTTTTTGCACCATAATTTGAATCAAATTGGAAGGATATTTCGCAAAATTGAGCTGTTTTAAACTGCTAAAAATAAGTGGATGATGCGTTATAATCAGTGAATTTTCAGCTACCTCTTCTAACAGAGCGCTATCGACATCAAGGCTCAGATAAATTTGTTCTACCTCATCCTCACGACTTCCGATGAGAAGACCGCTGTTATCCCAAGATGCTTGCGTGGCAAAGGGGCTCAGTGTGTCTAAAAAATCGTACAGTGCCCCTAATTTCATTAACCGACCACTTCTTTGTATTTAACAGCGCACCCTTTGGCGAGTTCGCGAATCTTTAAAATGTAGTTTTGACGTTGTGTCACTGAGATCGCTTTGCGCGCATCAAGCACGTTAAACGTATGCGAAGCCATCAAACAGTAGTCATACGCAGGCAACGGCAAATTCTCTTCTAAACAACGCTTACACTCGACTTGCGCGTTTTCAAATTGATCAAAAAGCATGGAGACATTCGCGATTTCAAAGTTGTATTTGCTAAATTCATATTCGCTCTGTTTATGCACATCACCATAAGTGGTTACACCAAATTGGTTCTCATTCCAGACAAGATCAAACACCGACTCTTTTTCTTGCAAATACATCGCCAAACGCTCAACACCATAGGTAATCTCAACAGGAACAGGACTGCAAGGAATACCACCTACTTGTTGAAAATAGGTAAATTGTGTCACTTCCATACCATCCAACCACACTTCCCAACCAAGCCCCCAAGCACCTAATGTTGGAGATTCCCAGTTGTCTTCAACAAAGCGGATATCGTGTTTTTTGATGTCAAGCCCTAGCATCTCAAGGCTTTTAAGGTAAAGCTCTTGAATGTTGTCAGGACTTGGCTTGATGAGCACTTGGAACTGGTAGTAACTTCCTAAACGGTTTGGATTTTCGCCATACCTTCCATCGGTTGGTCTGCGACTAGGAGCTACATAGGCTGTTGCCCACGGTTTGCTACTCAAGCTTCGTAAAAACGTTGCATTATGAAAGGTTCCAGCACCGGCTGGCATATCATAAGGTTGAACAATCGTACAGCCTTGATCTTGCCAAAACGTTTGGAGGTTTAAAAGCATTTGACTAAATGTAAGCACTATTTCTTCCCTTCTTCATTTTATTACATGTAAAGATTATTTGGTCGGTGGTGTATAACTTTCCACCGCTTTATTCCACATCATTTTGTATTTTCGTTTGGTAAATTCCAGCTCGTCTTGTAATAATCCAAGCTGTTTACTCAGCGTTTCGATCACTTTGCGGTCTTCATCGCAAAGCTCTTGCATCGAGAAAAGTGCCTCTTTTAAAAAGCGGTTTTCCCCTTTGAGCGCGTCTAGCGTCTCCTCTTTGGCATCCAATACTTTTTCATGCAGGCTTAAAATCGCCCCAACCGTTTTTTCCACAAATTCAGAGCTTAGACTCACGGATGAACCTTCATACGCTTCATCGAGGACAATGCCTTTGGTCGCAGGAATCAGTGCTTGCGCACTACGGCTTATTTCTACAAAGCACTGTCCCTCTTCTTCTTTGCTCGTGAGTTTACCCTCATCAATCAATGATCTGATGGCAGAAATATCCAAATTCATCAACCCGCTAAACTCTTCAATTTCCATCCAACTGTTCATTGTTTTGCCCCTTATAGGATAATCTCAATCCCCGCAGAATCGGTTTCAACTTTTTTTGCTTTTAAAATGCGATCTTCTTTGAGTTTCGCCGCCAACTCTTCATCCGCAAGAGCAAGAATTTCCATCGCTAAATAGGCACTGTTAATAGCTCCTGCTGAGCCAATCGCCACCGTTCCTACTGGCATGCCTCCAGGCATCTGAACGGTGCTTAAAAGTGCGTCCATACCCTCCATAACGCCACCGGTCATTGGAACACCAATGACCGGTTTTGTGGTCAGTGAAGCTACTACGCCGGCTAAATGCGCTGCCATGCCTGCTGCCGCGATAAAGACTTTCGCCCCTTTGGCTTCAGCATTTTTAACATATTCATGCGTTCGCTCTGGACTTCGGTGCGCTGAGGAGACGATGACCTCATGCAAGACGCCAAATTTCTCTAACGTCTTTGCGCACTCTTCCATCACGGTATAATCACTTTTACTTCCCATTATAATAGAAACGAATTTCACGTTTTATCCTTTTATCTTTGCTCTTAAAAATGTAAACCCTGGTAAGGGTGTTGGCAAGACAATC from Sulfurospirillum multivorans DSM 12446 carries:
- the purE gene encoding 5-(carboxyamino)imidazole ribonucleotide mutase, which codes for MKFVSIIMGSKSDYTVMEECAKTLEKFGVLHEVIVSSAHRSPERTHEYVKNAEAKGAKVFIAAAGMAAHLAGVVASLTTKPVIGVPMTGGVMEGMDALLSTVQMPGGMPVGTVAIGSAGAINSAYLAMEILALADEELAAKLKEDRILKAKKVETDSAGIEIIL
- the glyQ gene encoding glycine--tRNA ligase subunit alpha, with product MLTFSQMLLNLQTFWQDQGCTIVQPYDMPAGAGTFHNATFLRSLSSKPWATAYVAPSRRPTDGRYGENPNRLGSYYQFQVLIKPSPDNIQELYLKSLEMLGLDIKKHDIRFVEDNWESPTLGAWGLGWEVWLDGMEVTQFTYFQQVGGIPCSPVPVEITYGVERLAMYLQEKESVFDLVWNENQFGVTTYGDVHKQSEYEFSKYNFEIANVSMLFDQFENAQVECKRCLEENLPLPAYDYCLMASHTFNVLDARKAISVTQRQNYILKIRELAKGCAVKYKEVVG
- a CDS encoding zinc ribbon domain-containing protein, coding for MNKYLEQLIELSKLDKEIDDFGPRIAKVEKMLKLSLDKERDLKLQAESFQADIADAKLKKAKNEAHLAELSSKLKDLTKKSALVKTAKEIKALQLEEEISKEQCDFANDEINRLDKIIDLKQTNISGLQEKIAEAVKEAEEIKASIDSQIQAIEEERRNVYQSKDELVVQMSQKILTFYQKIRKWAENTTVVPVKKQACYGCFMRMNDKTYASVLKQDDIVTCPHCGRILYKEIAEEAQA
- a CDS encoding Nif3-like dinuclear metal center hexameric protein; the encoded protein is MKLGALYDFLDTLSPFATQASWDNSGLLIGSREDEVEQIYLSLDVDSALLEEVAENSLIITHHPLIFSSLKQLNFAKYPSNLIQIMVQKKISLIAMHTNFDLSHLNAFVASKLGFEIVDSNEFVAYCEVNQRLDDLALHVKHVLGIENLRIVRGREWVGRCAITTGAGGDLISKIEADCFLSGDLKYHQAMEAKENNLSLIDIGHFESERYFPECLAQYLKNLPLKAIMSNSKNPFEYK
- a CDS encoding DUF3972 domain-containing protein, with the protein product MNSWMEIEEFSGLMNLDISAIRSLIDEGKLTSKEEEGQCFVEISRSAQALIPATKGIVLDEAYEGSSVSLSSEFVEKTVGAILSLHEKVLDAKEETLDALKGENRFLKEALFSMQELCDEDRKVIETLSKQLGLLQDELEFTKRKYKMMWNKAVESYTPPTK